From a single Mangifera indica cultivar Alphonso chromosome 19, CATAS_Mindica_2.1, whole genome shotgun sequence genomic region:
- the LOC123202596 gene encoding uncharacterized protein LOC123202596 produces the protein MWGRMFLRYFSTKPKPKPKMKPIELNMPLEQTQTITRVIFGIVKEHGPLTVAETWERVKEVGLRGLTGKSHMKIVLRWMRERQKLRLICNHVGPHKQFLYTTWFTQSKNIKQTKPVNVTHSSQSQPNLP, from the exons ATGTGGGGCAGAATGTTTTTGAGGTATTTTTCAACCAAGCCAAAGCCAAAGCCAAAGATGAAGCCAATAGAGCTTAATATGCCATTAGAGCAAACCCAGACCATCACAAGGGTTATATTCGGCATAGTCAAGGAGCATGGCCCTCTCACTGTAGCTGAGACTTGGGAACGGGTCAAG GAAGTTGGATTGAGAGGATTGACAGGCAAAAGCCACATGAAAATAGTGTTGAGATGGATGAGGGAGAGGCAAAAGCTCAGGCTGATATGCAATCATGTAGGGCCTCACAAGCAATTTCTGTACACAACTTGGTTCACACAATCAAAAAACATCAAGCAGACTAAACCAGTAAATGTGACTCATTCTTCACAATCTCAACCCAATTTGCCTTGA